The sequence CGGCCGGTACGCCATCGAGCGGGCCAGTGAGTACACCGCCACCCGCAAGGTCTGGGGTGGCCGGACCATCGGCTCACACCAGGGGGTGTCGCATCCGCTGGCCCATGCGGCGGTGCAGGTGGAGCTGGCCCGCCTCATGATTCAGAAGGCGGCCACCCTGTACGACGCCGGCCGTGACCTGGAGGCCGGGGTGTCCGGAAACATGGCCAAGTACGCGGCCGGGGAGGCCGCCGCGCTCGCCGTAGACACCGCCGTCCAGGTGCTCGGTGGGGCCGGCATGACCACCGAGTACGGGGTGGCGACCCTGCTCGGCGCGGTCCGGGCCGGCCGGATCGCACCGGTCAGCCGCGAGATGATCCTCAACTTCGTGGCCCAACACGTCCTGGGTCAGGACAAGTCCTACTGACCCGGGCCGCGTCCGCTCGGGCGTGGCGGGTCGTGGCCGCGCGCGCCCGAGCTGCATGATCGACTCGGTTTCCTTGAACCTGCGGTGTCCAAGCGCCAGCGATGCCCCGACTTCCTGAAACCGAGTCGATCACGTGCGGGCGGCGGTCAGGCTGGGGTGCGGCAGGCGGCGTCGATGCGGTGGACCGGGCGGACCCGACGCCCCATGCCCTCCAACAGGGAATCCTCGACGTGGAAGTCGTGAATGCGCAGTTGGTGGCGGGGCAACTCCTCCTCGCTCGGGCAGAGCACCTGGGCGCGGACCAGATCGACCGGGACGTAACGGACGCCACCCCGTTCCTGGAGGATCACCATGTTGACGTCGTCGGTGGTGACCACGTGCCCGCGTACGTCCTCGGTGGGCCCACTCTCCGGGCCGACGGTGGTGACGGTCAGCGGCAACACCGGGGTGCTGATCACCGGCACCGCCGCCCAGACCAGGGTGGCCAGCACCGCCACCTCGGTCACCGACGCCAGCGGCCGGATCACCATGCCCGGCAGCGGCCCTGCGATGAACAGCGCCAGCAGCGGGGGCACCACGATGAGCGCCAGCACCAGCCACTCGTCGCCCTGCCGCATCGCGTCGCGCATCGTGGGCAGCATCAGCCAGCCGTACCCGGCGAGAAGCGCGCCGATCAGCAGCAGCCGAGGCACGACCCGCTCGTGCAGCCGCCCGGGGTGCAGTTGGAACGCGGCCACGAACGCCGGCAGCAGCAGCGGAAGATAGAGCAACGGCCAGGTGATCAGTGCGAGCAGGAAGCTGGCCAGCACCACCCAGGCCGGGGTGATGTCGGCCCAGCGGGCGAAGAGCGGCCGGCGACGCGTGCCCGGCGGAAGTCGGTCCGCGCTGACGGCCAGCACCGCGCCCAGCGCGAAGACGGCGACCAGGCCGGTGGAGAGCAGCCGGGCCGCTGTGGTCAGGAAGCCGGCGAGCAGGTTCACCGGCCCGACGTTGGCCACCAGCAGCAGCGTGGTCTGGAGTTCACCGCCGGCCTCCACGCCGAGGCGGAGCACCGAGAAGATCGCGGGTACGCCCACCACGGCTGTCCAGAACGACTGGCTGGCCCGGGCACGCCGCTCGGCCGGATCCCAGCGGACCCGCGCGGGCTCGACGTCGACGACGACCGGCTCGGCCGGTTCGGCGACCGGCACGGCGGCCGGCCAGGAAATCTCACTCCCCACGCCGGCCACTGGACCGTCGCCGGTCGGCGGCGCCGTGGTCGTACCGTCGACTCTCGGGGCGGCGCCGCCGGGCACTGACGTGCGGGGCGGCGGGACCGGCCCGTCGCCGCCGGTGGCGGTCGGCGCCGCGCTCACTTCGCGGGCGCCTTGTCGTCGAAGTCGACGAGCTTCGGCACCTCCAGCGGCTGCGGCTGGCGCTTCTCGGCCTTCAGCCACGGGCCCAGGGTCCGGTTGTACGCGGTCTGCCAGGGGGTCGCCTGGTCATCGCGCCCCTGCTGGTAGCTCTTCTGCAGGAAGAACGCGACCAGGTCGCGCAGCGCGGGATCACCGATCGGCACTCCGATGCCCAGCAACTCGCTGGTGCCGAAGGGCATGTCGACGATCTCGAACTCCTTCGGGTGGCGGGCCAGGAAGCCGGCGAGGATCGTCTCGTCAGAGCTCACCGCGTCGTAGCGGCCCGTCCGGATGCCTGCGACGCAGTCCCCGACGGTCTTCACGACCAGCGCCTTGACCTGGTGACTGCCCAACTCGGCCTCGGAGGTGGAACCACCGCTGGTACAGATCTTGTAATCCGGGTTGCGCAGGTCCTCAATGGTGCTGATCTTCCCCTTCAACCGGGTCGGCACCATCACCTCCTGGGTGGTGACGAAGTACGGCCCGGCGAAGCTCACCACCTTCTTGCGCTCCTCTGTGATGGAGAAGCTGGACACCACGAGGTCGACAGTCCCGCCCTGTAGCGCGGGGATCCGTTCCTCGGTGGCCACCGGGACGAACTCCAGCCGCTGGTCCCCCTCGTAGCCGAGCGAGGCCGCGATGTACCGGGCGATCTCGACGTCGAAGCCGACCGGCTTGCCGTTGCGCAACTCACTCATCAACGGCTCGTTGGTGGCGACACCGACCCGCAGCTTCGACTGGCCGTAGATGTGCGTCTCGCGCATCTTCTCCTGCACGGTGGGCAGGTCAGGTTCCTTGCGGCTGTCGCAACCGGCGGCGGCGGCGAGCACGAGGGTGAGGGCGACCGCCAGCGTCGATGCGACCGAGCGGAGCCGAGACTGCGAACTGCCTGAGTTCATGGGCGACCTCGCTGCCGGATGAGCCTGCGGGATACCGAGAGTAGCCGTTCCCGTCCAATCTGTGTGGGTGCCGTGGACCTTGTCGGGCGGGTCGCTCGGATCGATGTCGATCGGCGCGGCGGTCGGCTCTGCGGTTGACAGCGGGCTCCGTCGCGACATGCTGGACGGGTGAGCCGACTGTCCAGACCCGATGCGCGCACGGTGGCGGTGCTCGCGGCGCTGGGAGCCCTTGCGCCGCTGGTCATGCTGGTGGTGTGGCGCCGACAGGATCTACTCGGCGTGGTTCTCGCGCTGCTCTGCGTGCTCATGACGATGGTCGCCGGGGTCGCGGTCTCCGCCGCTCGGCAGGTCGACGACCCGGAGCCGGCGGACCGGTCGGCAGCCGTCGGGCCGCCCGAGTTGATGCCGTACGGGATCGACGCGGACACCCTCGATGCCCTGGACAGCCGGGACGCGTTGCGTGCGGTGCGTGACCGCCGACGCGGGTCGAACGGGCTCAGCGGCCGGTGAGCGTCGGCGCGGTGAGCGCGTCCACGCCGCGCCCCGCCAGACACCGGTAGGCCCGGTCGATACTCCCGTCGACCGGCGGTAGTACCTCAAGGTGCCAGCCGGTCGACTCGGCGATCCCGGTGGTCAGGCGGAACGTCTTTGCGCTGCACACCTGCCGCACCGGCTCAGCGGCGGCCACCTCGTCGTAGTCGGCGCCGACCAGTGACACCGGCAGGATTCCCTCCGCGTACGTCTCCCAGGTGTGTCGGCCGGCGCAGGACAGTCGAACCGCCTCGGCGCGGCTGCCCCGGATCCGCATCGGGCCGAAGCACTCCAGCTCGGGCAGGCACCGGGCGCCCTCGGGCAGGGCGGTGGGCGCACCGGTGCCCGTCGCGCAGCCGGGCAGCGGCCCGGTCGCCGGTGCGGCGATCTGGGTGGCCGACGGGTACGGGGCAGGTGGCGGCGCCCGGTCGGCGACCCAGGCCCCGGCGGTCGCGGAGGCGGCGAGCGCGAGCACCCCGGCGCCGCCGAAGAGCCAGCGCCGCCAACGCCGACCGACGGGGAGAGTCCGCTGAGTGTCCTCGATGGGCGGGCGGGGCACCGGCTGGCTGGCCGCGTACGGGCCGGAGAGCGTCGCGCCACCGCTGACCGGAGCGCCGCTCACCGGTGTCGCCGGCGAGCCGAGTGGCAGGTTGGTGAGCAGGTCGCGCAACTCCAGCGCGGAGGGACGCTCGGCCGGGTCGTTGGCCATGCCGGCGCGCAGCACGTCGATCAGCTCGTCCGGCACCCCTGGAAGGGCAGGGAGCGGCTGGTTGAACATCTCCAGCACGGTGACCAGGCTCGGGTTGCGCTCGGACTGCCAGCGCGGCGGCCGGCCGTGCATCACTGCGTAGAGGGTGGCGCAGAGCGCGTACACGTCGACGGCCGGCGACGGTGGGCTGTGGCTGAACATCTCCGGCGGCGCGTACGCCGGGGTGAGCACCTCCAGGGTGACCGAGGCGTCCCGGTGCTCGGCGAGGACGGCGAGCCCGAAGTCGGCGAGCACCGCCGAGTTGAAGTGTGAGTGGAGGATGTTGGCGGGCTTCACGTCCCGGTGCAGCACCCCTGCGGCGTGCGAGTGGGCCAGCGCGTCCGCGATCTTGATGCCGAGGTCGCGGGCCTCCACCGGGCCCAGCGGCGAGGTGCGCATCCGTTCGGCGTACGAGCCGTCGCAGAGCTCCATGATCAGGTAGGGGTGCTGGTCGACGGTGACGCCCACGTCGAAGAGGTCCACCACGTGCGGGTGTGACGACATCCGTCCGGCCGCCCGCGCCTCGCGCAGGAAGCGGGCCTGGTCCCGCTCGCTGTCCAGCGTCCGGTTCTCCACCTTGACGGCGACCTCGCGGCCCACGGAGATCTGGGTGGCCTGGTAGACGGTCGCGTACCCGCCCCGGGCAAAGACCCGCAAATCAGTCAGACCGGGCACGATCGGCACTGGAAGGCCGCCGGTCGGGGTGTCGGTCACCGCTCGAAAATACCCAACCCGACCGATGGCTCAGCGCACCGCGTCCGCCGGAGCCGCACCGGTGGGACCGGTACCCTCCTCGGCGACCGCAGTCGTCCCGGCACCGTCGGACGATCCGACCCGGCCGGCCGGGATGCCCCGGCGGGCATCCAGACGCAGACCGATGGCGGTGGCCACTGCCCCCAGCCCTTCCCACGCCGCCACCCCGAAGAACCGGTCGGGAGCGATGTCGGCCAGCACCGCGATAGTGAAGACGGTGAACGTGACCAGTCGGAAGACCACTGTGAACCGGTAGAACACCCGCCACTCGGTCACGGTGGCGAGCAGGTAGTACACGCCCATGTTGAAGGCCGCCATCGAGGACGCCAGCAGGAACGTCCCGGTGTGGTCACCGACGGCCCGCGTCTCCGGCACCTCGAACCCGAGCATGCGCAGCTGCGCCTCCGGCCAGAGCAGCCCGACCGCGCCCATCACCAGCGCCAACACGCCGAAGACCGCGATGGTCCAGCCCGCGATGGATCGCGGCAGCTTCATGAACGGCCTCCCCAGGCACGGCGACGGTCACCACTGTGGACCCGTACGCGGTGGTGACACGCTAGCCGCTCACCCCGACCACCACATCCCCAGAACCGGCAAAACCTGGACGTTAGACCAGGGCGGTCAGGCGGGCGCGGAGGGCGTCGGCTGCCGCGCGTTCGCTGCGCTGCTCGGTGGCGTACGCCAGACGGACCGCCTCCTCCGCGCAGGACACCGCCTCCGCCGGACGCCCACAGGCGGCCAACGCCTCGGCCAGCACACTCGCCGCGATCACCTGGCTGCGCACGTCCTCGGCCGGTGCGGTGACCGCTCGGCGGGCCCAGTCCAACGCCTGCTCCCGCTGACCGTGCGCGAGCAGCGCCGCAGCGTACTGGGCCATTGTCTGGCGGCGGGAGAAGAGCAGCGACGGCGCGTTCGCGGCGGCCGTCGCCACTGGGGCGAGCAGCCCGACCGCTGTCGCCGAGTCGCCGGCGGCGAGACGGGCCGTCGCCAGCAACACCCGGGGCGCCACCTGCGCCGGGGCCTGCGGATTGTGCGGCTCCACAGCGGTCAGCACCGCGCGGGCCACCCGCTCGGCCGTCTCGCAGTCACCCATGTCCAACGCGACGAAGCCGCGCAGTGTGCCGGCCATCCCGGTGAGCAGCGGATGCGAGGTGCGCTCCGCGTACGCCAGGGCGTCGGTGAGCAGGTCCGCCGCGTGCTCCGGCTCGCCCAACCCGCGCGCCACCACCGCCCGGACCACCAGGGCGAACCCGCGGCCCCAGTCGTCGGAGGCGGCGGCGAACTCCCGGTACGCCCGCCTGGCCTCCCGGTCCGCCTCGGCCAGGTCACCCAGTTCGGCGGTGGCGAACGCCGCCACCGCGCGCAACGTTCCCACCGCCCACGCCTCACCGACCCGCTCGCCGAACGGCAGGAACACCTGCGCCATCCGACACGCCTCGCGCAGTCGGCCGGCGAGCAGCCGGGCGAACGCCGTGGTGCCGCGCAGCCAGGCCCGGCCGTACGGGTCCTTCAACTCGGCGAAGAGCCGGGCCGCCCGGCCGAGCACCGCGTCGGTGCCGGCGAAGTCGCCCCGGGTGGTGGTCACCCAGGCCAGGTTCTGCAGGGACCACGCCTGCCCGCGTCGGTCCTGCGCGCCGAGGCTGACCTGGTACGCGGCCGCCAACCGGCTGCTCGCCTGACTCAGCCGCCCCGCCACGAAGTCGGCCATGCCAAGCCGGCGCATCGCCGTGGCGCGCTGCGTGGGCAGCCGCCCCTCGGTGGCCACCTGCAACGCCTCCTGCCAGGCGGTCACCGCCCGACCCTGGTCGCCGAGGGTCTCCTGGGCCTGCCCCGCCAGCAGCAGGGCGCTGACCCGGGTGACCTCGTCCCCCGCGTTCGCGGCGATCTTCTCGGCGTACGCCAACGCGTCGGTGACCCGGCCGACCTGGAGCAACGCCCGCGCGTGCACCACCCGATCGGCTGCCGGCACCCCGTCGCGGGCCAGTTCGGTGGCGCGCTCGGCGTACTCCACGGCCATCGCCGGCTCGCCGGCGGAGAGCGACCGGCGGGCGGCCCGGCCGAGCGCGGCGACGCCCAGCGGAACCACCGCCCGGGCCGGCGCGTCCGGGCGCAGCTTCACCGCGTCGGCGAGCCTGGCGGCCCGCTCGACGTGCGTCGCCACGAAGTCGTCCCGGGCCTCGTCGGTGAACCCGCCCACAGTGCCGGCCGTGGTCTCGTCCACCGGCGCCGCCCAGCGGGCCAACGCGGCGTGCCGCTCGGCCAACTCGGCCTTGCTCACCCCGGCGTACGCGGCCTCCCGCATGAGCGGTGTCGCGAACGAGTAGCCGGCACGCGAACGGTGCAGCATGCGGCGTTGCAGCAACTCCTCGACCGCCCGGTCGAGCTCGACGGCGACCACTGCGGACGGCCGGCCGTCACGACCGCTCCGCTGCTCCCGCATCGCCTCCAGCGCGCCGATCGGCACCGTGTCTCCGGTGACCGCCGCGTCGCGCAGCACCGACCGGGCGTCCGGCGGCAGGGCGTCGATGCGGGCCGCCAGCACGGCGGCGAGGTCCCGGGAGAGCAGCCGGCTTCCCAGCGAACCCGGTACCAACCGCCAACCGGCCTGCCCGCTCTGCTCCCGCTCGGCGGAGCCGGACCGATCCACCGCGGCACCACGGGTCGAGGCGGCACCGCGCACTGATTCGGTGGTGAGCGCCCCGCGTTCGATAAGCAGGGTGACCAGCTCAGCCAGGTAGAACGGATTGCCCTGCGCGGTCGCGAGCAACCGGTCGGTGTCGGCCTGCGGCAGCTTGCCGCCGCCGAGGTAACTCGTGAGCAGCCGGGCCGCGTCGGCACCGCGCAGCGGCGGCAGCGAATGCACCTCGGCGTCCGCGACCCGGGTCAGCGCGCCAGCGGTACGCACCAACTCGGGGCGGCCGAGCAGCAGCACCAGCACCGGGCCGGTGAGCCTGGACAGGGTCAATCCGAGGGCACTGATCGTCTCGGCGGTGGCATCGTGCAGGTCGTCCACCACGATCACCAGCGGCGCCTCCGAGGCGAGCCCGCTGAGCAGGTCGGCGACCGCGTTCGGCACCACCTCGGCATCCGCGGCCGGAGTGCCCGAGCCGCCCCACTCGCCGCTGTCGGTGCCGCCGTGCGCCGGGAGTTCGGCGTAGCCGAGCAGGGCGAGCAGCTGTTCCGTGGCGATCGGCGCGGTCTCCGCACCCGAGCGGGCGAGCCGCTGCCCGAGCCGGCGCAGCCGCTCCTCCACCGCCGGGCGGGTCAGCGCGGTGGACGCGTCGCTGGGCAGCCCGACGGCGGCCCGCACCAGGTCGGCCAGGGGCGCGAGCCGTCGCCGCTCACCGAACGCGGCACAGCGCACCGAGAGCACCCGGGCCCCGGTGTGCGCCGCGTACCGGCCAGCGCCGACGTCGTACCCGGCGGCGAGGCGTTCCACCTCGGCGGCGAACCGGGACTTGCCGATGCCCGCCTCGGCGGTCATCAGCAGCACCCGCGGGTCGCCCTGGTCGATCACCTCGGCGAGCCGGCCGGCGACCCGACCGATCTCCGTCTCCCGGCCGACGTACGGCGCCTCGTCGCCGAGCCCCGAGCGGGTGCCCGGCGCGTCCAGCAGACCCAGCAGCTCGTACGCCTCGACCGGTTCACGCTTGCCCTTGAGCCGCAGCGGGCGCAGCGCCCGCCAGGAGGAGACGTGCCGCGTGGCCGCGGCGGTGCGCCCCCCGGCGTAGACGGCCCCGACCGCGGCGGCGTCGGCCAGTCGGGCCGCGGTGTTCACAGTGTCGCCGATGACCGTGTATTCGATGGCGGCCTGGATGCCCGCGATGACGTCGCCGGTGTTCAGCCCGACCCGCAGCCCGAGCGGCGCGCCGCCGCCCCGCTCGTCGTCGAGCACCCGGCGGACGGCCCGCTGCATGGACAGGGCGGCCCGGACGGCGCGTTCGGCGTCGTCCTCGTGCGCAACCGGGGCGCCGAAGACCGCCATGATGCCGTCACCGGTCAGCTTGTCGACGTGCCCGCCGAACGTCTTCACCGCACCGGCGAGGGCGGCGAGCACCCGGTCGGTGACCGCGCCGACGCGTTCCGGGTCGAGGTCCTCCGACCAGGAGGTGAACTCGGAGAGGTCACCGAAGAGCACGGTGACCACCCGGCGCTCGGCCGCCGGCAACGTGGCGGCGGCCGGCAGCGCGGCGCCACAGTTGTGGCAGAACCGCGCGCCGGGAACGGCAACGGTTCCACACACGGGGCAGGTCACATGTGCTCCAACCCACTGACCCCGGGCGCGGATTCCCCGGTGTCGACGCCCAGATACTCGAGCTGGGCACGGACCGACCATTCCGCCGCCCACCAGAGTGAGCGGTCCACGTCCGCGTAGACCGTCGCCACCACGTCGGCGGGGGTGTGGGCGCCGGCGGCGACCGCCGCCCGGACCTGGTCGAGCCGGGCCCGGCGGTGGGCGAGGTAGAAATCGGCGGCGGCGGCGCAGTCGGCCAGCGCCGGGCCGTGTCCGGGCAGCGCCGGAATCCCCCGGTACGCGGACAGCAGCTCGAGGCTGGTCAGGTAGTCACCCAGGTGCCCGTCGGGGTGGGCGACGACTGTGGTGCCCCGGCCGAGGATGGTGTCACCGGTGAGCACCACCCGCTCGTCGTCGTGCCCGACCAGGAAGCAGACGGAGTCGGCGGTGTGCCCCGGCGTTGGCAACAGACTGATGTGCAGACCGAGGTCACCGAAGCCCTCGCCCGGCCCGGTCAGCGGCTCGGCACCGATGGTGTGCGCCGGGTCGACGGCGCGGACGGGCGTCCCGCCGAGCAGCTCGCTCAGGCGGGCGGCGCCCTTGGTGTGGTCGGGGTGGCCGTGGGTGATCAGGATCAGCCCGATCGGGCCGTGCTCGGCGATCCGGGTCAGGTGCCCCTCGTCCGCCGGCCCCGGGTCGACCACGATGGCGTACTCGGCTGCCGGGGCGCGCAGTACCCAGGTGTTGGTGCCGTCGAGGGTCATCGGCCCCGGGTTCGGCGCACGCAGCAGTGAAACCCAGCGGGGTAACTCGTCGGCAAGCGCCGCCACCGCCCCCGTTACGTGCCCGCTCATGGCTGCGATCGTACGACCCCGCCCGCCACACCCCACGATCTTGCACTTGCGGCCCCTGATTCATCCCCGTTCAGGGCTTTCGTCCGGGGCGGAAGTGCAAGATCGCGGGGCGATGGGGACGGGTCAGGCGACCTCGACGATCAGCTCGATCTCCACCGGGGCGTCGAGGGGCAACTCGGCCACGCCCACCGCGCTGCGCGCGTGGCGGCCGGCCTCCCCGAAGACGGTGCCGAAGAGGTCGGAGGCACCGTTGATCACGGCGGGCTGACCGGTGAAGCCGGGCGCGGAGGCCACGAAACCGGTCACCTTGACCACCTTGACCACGTTCTCCAGGCCGACCAGCGAGTCGACAGCGGCCAGCGCGTTGAGCGCGCAGCGCTGGGCCAGATCCTTCGCCTGGTCGGCGGAGATCCCGGCGCCGACCTTGCCGGTCGCGAGCAGCTTGCCCTCGGCCATCGGCAGCTGGCCGGAAACGTACACGTGTTGCCCGGACTGCACGGCCGGGACGTAGCTGGCCACCGGCGGTACGACCTCGGGCAGGTCGAGACCGAGCTCGGCGAGTTTCGCGTGCGGACCGTTGCTCACCGCGCCACCTCGTGGTTCGCGACTGCGGGGCTCCGCTTCGCTGCACTCCTCGCGCTCACGCCTTCGGCCGCTTCAGGTAGGCGACCAGCTGGTCCGGATTCGGGCCGGGGACCACGGCGACGAGCTCCCACCCGTCCTCGCCCCAGTTGTCGAGGATCTGCTTGGTCGCGTGGACCAGCAGCGGGACCGTGGAGTATTCCCACTTCTGCATCGCTGAAGGGCTCCCTCTCGGTGCGGAATTGTTCGAGGGACAGCCTACGGTCCGCTGCCCGGACGAGGTACGGGACGCTGCTCCGGCGCGGCCGGCAGCTCCCCGCAGCGCCCTTCGTGCTCGTACCCCTGGGGGCAGCGGGACCGGTCGGGCAGCAGCAGGTCACAGAAGACCCGGTGCCGGTTGTTCTGGTCGTCGGCGTCGGACACGGTGGTCTCGCCGGCGTCCAACTCGGGCAGGAAGCCCAGGGACACCGCCACCCGCCCGGCCAGCACTGTCGCCGCCGCCAGATTCGGCACCCGGATCGGCAGGTGGATCACGAAGCCCGGCTCGTCGTCCTCGCGGGTCCGCTCGGCGGGCTGGCTCGGCACCCGGGCCGTCTCCGACTGCTCCGGCATCCGGCGGTACGACCGTTCGTTGATCGGCTGGTTGGTGACCTGCCCGCCGGGCTCGACCACGGACCCGGGCCGGCGGGGCCGGTCGTTCGTCGGGAACTGGGTGCGAGGGATGTTGTCCGCGTCGCGCATGCACTGCCTCCGGTCGTACCTCTCGGACCATGCTTCCGGCCCGGACCCATTCGTCCGTTCCGGCCCCCGCACCGGGACGAAGGTAGGTCTGTGGCCGCAGTCCCGCCAACAGGACGCGCACAACAGGTCACCAACAGTCACATATGCGACACACCGCAGGTCG comes from Micromonospora vinacea and encodes:
- a CDS encoding transporter substrate-binding domain-containing protein, with the translated sequence MNSGSSQSRLRSVASTLAVALTLVLAAAAGCDSRKEPDLPTVQEKMRETHIYGQSKLRVGVATNEPLMSELRNGKPVGFDVEIARYIAASLGYEGDQRLEFVPVATEERIPALQGGTVDLVVSSFSITEERKKVVSFAGPYFVTTQEVMVPTRLKGKISTIEDLRNPDYKICTSGGSTSEAELGSHQVKALVVKTVGDCVAGIRTGRYDAVSSDETILAGFLARHPKEFEIVDMPFGTSELLGIGVPIGDPALRDLVAFFLQKSYQQGRDDQATPWQTAYNRTLGPWLKAEKRQPQPLEVPKLVDFDDKAPAK
- a CDS encoding serine/threonine-protein kinase, with amino-acid sequence MTDTPTGGLPVPIVPGLTDLRVFARGGYATVYQATQISVGREVAVKVENRTLDSERDQARFLREARAAGRMSSHPHVVDLFDVGVTVDQHPYLIMELCDGSYAERMRTSPLGPVEARDLGIKIADALAHSHAAGVLHRDVKPANILHSHFNSAVLADFGLAVLAEHRDASVTLEVLTPAYAPPEMFSHSPPSPAVDVYALCATLYAVMHGRPPRWQSERNPSLVTVLEMFNQPLPALPGVPDELIDVLRAGMANDPAERPSALELRDLLTNLPLGSPATPVSGAPVSGGATLSGPYAASQPVPRPPIEDTQRTLPVGRRWRRWLFGGAGVLALAASATAGAWVADRAPPPAPYPSATQIAAPATGPLPGCATGTGAPTALPEGARCLPELECFGPMRIRGSRAEAVRLSCAGRHTWETYAEGILPVSLVGADYDEVAAAEPVRQVCSAKTFRLTTGIAESTGWHLEVLPPVDGSIDRAYRCLAGRGVDALTAPTLTGR
- a CDS encoding adenylate/guanylate cyclase domain-containing protein yields the protein MTCPVCGTVAVPGARFCHNCGAALPAAATLPAAERRVVTVLFGDLSEFTSWSEDLDPERVGAVTDRVLAALAGAVKTFGGHVDKLTGDGIMAVFGAPVAHEDDAERAVRAALSMQRAVRRVLDDERGGGAPLGLRVGLNTGDVIAGIQAAIEYTVIGDTVNTAARLADAAAVGAVYAGGRTAAATRHVSSWRALRPLRLKGKREPVEAYELLGLLDAPGTRSGLGDEAPYVGRETEIGRVAGRLAEVIDQGDPRVLLMTAEAGIGKSRFAAEVERLAAGYDVGAGRYAAHTGARVLSVRCAAFGERRRLAPLADLVRAAVGLPSDASTALTRPAVEERLRRLGQRLARSGAETAPIATEQLLALLGYAELPAHGGTDSGEWGGSGTPAADAEVVPNAVADLLSGLASEAPLVIVVDDLHDATAETISALGLTLSRLTGPVLVLLLGRPELVRTAGALTRVADAEVHSLPPLRGADAARLLTSYLGGGKLPQADTDRLLATAQGNPFYLAELVTLLIERGALTTESVRGAASTRGAAVDRSGSAEREQSGQAGWRLVPGSLGSRLLSRDLAAVLAARIDALPPDARSVLRDAAVTGDTVPIGALEAMREQRSGRDGRPSAVVAVELDRAVEELLQRRMLHRSRAGYSFATPLMREAAYAGVSKAELAERHAALARWAAPVDETTAGTVGGFTDEARDDFVATHVERAARLADAVKLRPDAPARAVVPLGVAALGRAARRSLSAGEPAMAVEYAERATELARDGVPAADRVVHARALLQVGRVTDALAYAEKIAANAGDEVTRVSALLLAGQAQETLGDQGRAVTAWQEALQVATEGRLPTQRATAMRRLGMADFVAGRLSQASSRLAAAYQVSLGAQDRRGQAWSLQNLAWVTTTRGDFAGTDAVLGRAARLFAELKDPYGRAWLRGTTAFARLLAGRLREACRMAQVFLPFGERVGEAWAVGTLRAVAAFATAELGDLAEADREARRAYREFAAASDDWGRGFALVVRAVVARGLGEPEHAADLLTDALAYAERTSHPLLTGMAGTLRGFVALDMGDCETAERVARAVLTAVEPHNPQAPAQVAPRVLLATARLAAGDSATAVGLLAPVATAAANAPSLLFSRRQTMAQYAAALLAHGQREQALDWARRAVTAPAEDVRSQVIAASVLAEALAACGRPAEAVSCAEEAVRLAYATEQRSERAAADALRARLTALV
- a CDS encoding MBL fold metallo-hydrolase, which codes for MSGHVTGAVAALADELPRWVSLLRAPNPGPMTLDGTNTWVLRAPAAEYAIVVDPGPADEGHLTRIAEHGPIGLILITHGHPDHTKGAARLSELLGGTPVRAVDPAHTIGAEPLTGPGEGFGDLGLHISLLPTPGHTADSVCFLVGHDDERVVLTGDTILGRGTTVVAHPDGHLGDYLTSLELLSAYRGIPALPGHGPALADCAAAADFYLAHRRARLDQVRAAVAAGAHTPADVVATVYADVDRSLWWAAEWSVRAQLEYLGVDTGESAPGVSGLEHM
- a CDS encoding RidA family protein, which translates into the protein MSNGPHAKLAELGLDLPEVVPPVASYVPAVQSGQHVYVSGQLPMAEGKLLATGKVGAGISADQAKDLAQRCALNALAAVDSLVGLENVVKVVKVTGFVASAPGFTGQPAVINGASDLFGTVFGEAGRHARSAVGVAELPLDAPVEIELIVEVA
- a CDS encoding DUF4177 domain-containing protein, producing MQKWEYSTVPLLVHATKQILDNWGEDGWELVAVVPGPNPDQLVAYLKRPKA